A stretch of the Amycolatopsis sp. BJA-103 genome encodes the following:
- the ligA gene encoding NAD-dependent DNA ligase LigA produces MNARDRIQELADQIVVLRDAYYRGSPKVADADYDAVEDELRGLIEANPGLAPDPNPLDQVGAPAVLHAPIRHSRPMLSLEKATKPEQVSAFFTRFPGQSVVVMPKLDGLSLALVYENGRLARAITRGDGTTGDDVTPLVRALTDGVPEKVDAPGRVEVRGEAVMLRSTFAAYNKVHPDKPLINPRNAAAGTLRAKDAATVSERRLRFFAFDLSTEPDSAETDLDGALRTLGFTAADMRHCEDAEAAQAVITTIEEQRNDLDYDLDGAVLRLADRDAYAAAGTRSSSPRGALAFKFAAEEKTTVLADVVWDVGKTGKIAPVAWLEPVFVGGTTVTRATLANQEVIRARGIKIGDTVLVRRAGDVIPFVAGVLDASKRTGEEREIVPPSVCPSCEEPLTEQGNSRELFCTNVACPAQTVRRLIHWASRAAADIDAIGGVWIERLAEAGILEHPSDFYRLTKETLLEFDRIGDISATRMIESIDASRAVGLRRALIGLAIPMASEGTAARLCRAGFGSLEDVAAAGEEGLVAVDDIGPKVAASLIEHLTRLRPELERLREVGVSLDVREEDLPPVVVAGAPLEGKTVVVTGSISDPRSGEKVPRPTFQRLCEKAGATTATSVSANTDMLITGADVGASKIAKAEKLEVEVVDQGVIWQQLIAAGVV; encoded by the coding sequence GTGAACGCTCGGGACCGCATCCAAGAACTCGCCGATCAGATCGTCGTCCTTCGCGACGCCTACTACCGGGGCTCGCCGAAGGTGGCCGATGCCGACTACGACGCGGTCGAGGACGAGCTGCGGGGGCTCATCGAGGCCAACCCCGGGCTGGCCCCCGATCCGAATCCGCTGGATCAGGTCGGCGCGCCCGCCGTGCTGCACGCGCCCATCCGGCACTCGCGCCCGATGTTGTCGCTGGAGAAGGCGACCAAACCCGAGCAGGTCTCGGCGTTCTTCACCCGTTTTCCCGGTCAGTCGGTGGTCGTCATGCCGAAGCTGGACGGCCTGTCGCTGGCCCTGGTCTACGAGAACGGGCGGCTCGCGCGGGCGATCACCCGAGGCGACGGCACCACCGGTGACGACGTGACCCCGCTGGTGCGGGCGCTGACCGACGGCGTCCCGGAGAAGGTCGACGCCCCCGGACGGGTCGAGGTGCGCGGCGAGGCCGTCATGCTGCGGTCCACCTTCGCCGCGTACAACAAGGTGCATCCGGACAAGCCGCTGATCAACCCGCGCAACGCCGCCGCGGGAACGCTGCGCGCCAAGGACGCGGCCACCGTCTCCGAGCGGCGCCTGCGGTTCTTCGCGTTCGACCTGTCCACCGAACCCGACAGCGCGGAAACCGATCTGGACGGCGCGCTGCGGACGCTCGGCTTCACCGCCGCCGACATGCGGCACTGCGAAGACGCGGAAGCGGCGCAAGCCGTCATCACGACCATCGAGGAGCAGCGCAACGACCTCGACTACGACCTCGACGGCGCCGTGCTGCGCCTGGCGGATCGCGACGCGTACGCGGCCGCCGGGACCCGGTCCAGTTCACCCCGCGGCGCGCTGGCGTTCAAGTTCGCCGCCGAGGAGAAGACCACCGTGCTCGCCGATGTGGTCTGGGATGTCGGCAAGACCGGCAAGATCGCTCCCGTGGCGTGGCTGGAGCCGGTGTTCGTCGGCGGGACCACCGTCACCAGGGCGACACTGGCCAATCAGGAGGTCATCCGCGCCCGCGGCATCAAGATCGGCGACACCGTGCTGGTACGCCGTGCAGGTGACGTGATCCCGTTCGTGGCGGGTGTCTTGGATGCCTCCAAGCGCACCGGTGAGGAACGCGAGATCGTGCCGCCGTCGGTGTGCCCGTCGTGCGAAGAACCGTTGACCGAACAGGGCAACAGCCGGGAACTGTTCTGCACCAACGTCGCCTGCCCCGCGCAGACCGTCCGCCGTCTGATCCACTGGGCTTCGCGAGCGGCCGCGGACATCGACGCGATCGGCGGGGTCTGGATCGAGCGGCTCGCCGAAGCCGGGATTCTCGAACACCCGTCGGACTTCTACCGGCTCACCAAGGAAACGCTGCTGGAATTCGACCGTATCGGTGACATCTCCGCCACCCGCATGATCGAATCGATCGACGCGAGCCGCGCCGTCGGCCTGCGCCGGGCGCTGATCGGGCTGGCGATTCCGATGGCTTCCGAGGGCACCGCCGCGCGACTGTGCCGGGCGGGGTTCGGTTCGTTGGAGGACGTCGCCGCCGCGGGCGAAGAAGGCCTCGTCGCCGTGGACGACATCGGCCCGAAGGTCGCCGCGTCCCTGATCGAGCACCTCACGCGGTTGCGCCCCGAACTCGAGCGGCTGCGGGAGGTCGGTGTCTCACTGGACGTGCGCGAGGAGGACCTCCCGCCGGTCGTCGTGGCCGGTGCGCCGCTCGAAGGCAAGACGGTCGTGGTCACCGGGTCGATCAGCGACCCCCGTTCCGGTGAAAAGGTGCCGCGCCCGACCTTCCAGCGGTTGTGCGAGAAGGCGGGCGCGACCACCGCGACGTCGGTCTCGGCGAACACCGACATGCTCATCACCGGTGCCGACGTCGGGGCGAGCAAGATCGCCAAGGCCGAGAAGCTCGAAGTCGAGGTCGTGGACCAGGGTGTGATCTGGCAGCAGCTGATCGCCGCGGGCGTCGTCTAG
- a CDS encoding family 2 encapsulin nanocompartment cargo protein terpene cyclase, which translates to MTEHGALATLLAGPSGLGTSAARLAARLAQPAAISPAAEEAPPPEGPGLDPAYAFRPWGDGSAPPLYCPVTERINEPLAEEVDRRLALWAGECGFDEEECEQIGTAGFGRLVMLAHPDCEDPDRLLISAKLNAAWWAADDLYADDTSLGAVPAELPPKLALAMAAMDPVPSLGEFSRDLDETLRSDRVLIALNSGIEYLRASGTAAQVQRVCYSTFAMFVSWTAYAAWRHSGKYPPAWEYLAARQHDSFYTSMTLIDVLGGYELTSNLYYDPRVREAAIQAGTAAVLVNDVHSVTKDLEDESPPCNAVLLIADDRKCSIAEATAITVELHNDVVRDFQAAHEKLSAVPSLELQRFMRGLRGWMGGGFEWHSTSPRYRP; encoded by the coding sequence ATGACGGAACACGGTGCGCTGGCCACGTTGCTGGCCGGTCCGAGCGGATTGGGCACGTCCGCCGCCCGGCTGGCGGCCAGGCTGGCTCAACCGGCCGCGATTTCTCCGGCGGCGGAGGAGGCTCCGCCGCCGGAGGGACCCGGTCTCGATCCGGCGTACGCGTTCCGGCCGTGGGGTGACGGGTCGGCACCGCCGCTGTACTGCCCCGTCACCGAACGGATCAACGAACCGCTCGCCGAGGAGGTCGACCGGCGGTTGGCCTTGTGGGCGGGGGAGTGCGGGTTCGACGAGGAGGAATGCGAGCAGATCGGGACGGCGGGCTTCGGCAGGCTCGTCATGCTCGCCCACCCGGACTGCGAGGATCCCGACAGGCTGCTGATCTCGGCGAAGCTCAACGCCGCCTGGTGGGCGGCCGACGACCTCTACGCCGACGACACCTCCCTCGGCGCCGTCCCGGCGGAGCTGCCGCCGAAGCTCGCGCTGGCGATGGCCGCCATGGACCCGGTGCCGTCGTTGGGGGAGTTCAGCCGCGACCTCGACGAAACCCTGCGGAGCGACCGGGTTCTGATCGCACTGAATTCGGGTATCGAGTATCTGCGGGCGTCCGGGACGGCCGCGCAGGTGCAGCGAGTCTGCTATTCGACGTTCGCGATGTTCGTGAGCTGGACCGCCTACGCGGCTTGGCGCCACAGCGGGAAGTACCCGCCGGCTTGGGAGTATCTCGCGGCCAGGCAGCACGACAGCTTCTACACGTCGATGACGTTGATCGACGTCCTCGGCGGCTATGAACTGACGTCGAACCTCTACTACGACCCGCGGGTCCGTGAGGCGGCCATCCAGGCGGGTACGGCGGCCGTGCTCGTCAACGACGTGCACTCGGTCACCAAGGATCTGGAGGACGAGTCGCCGCCGTGCAACGCGGTCCTGTTGATCGCCGACGACCGGAAGTGCTCGATCGCGGAGGCCACGGCGATCACCGTCGAGCTGCACAACGACGTCGTCCGGGACTTCCAGGCGGCGCACGAAAAGCTGAGCGCGGTGCCTTCTCTCGAACTGCAGCGGTTCATGCGCGGGTTGCGGGGGTGGATGGGCGGCGGTTTCGAATGGCACTCGACGAGTCCGCGGTACCGGCCGTGA
- a CDS encoding geranyl diphosphate 2-C-methyltransferase: MTIARTPVPAKVLRTEYQKSVASYWNKEKDPVNLRLGDVDGLYHHHYGVGEVDWSVLEGPESTRDERIIAEMHRLETAQADVLLDHLGDVKPEDRLLDAGCGRGGSSIMANARFGCHVDGISISEKQVEFANHQAEIRGVADRVRYHFRNMLDTGFETGSRKGIWNNESTMYVDLHELFAEHARQLEFGGRYVTITGCYNDVTGGRSKAVAQIDQHYTCNIHPRSQYFKAMTANDLVPISVVDLTADTIPYWELRAKSSVATGIEGPFLDAYREGSFHYLLIAADRV, translated from the coding sequence GTGACCATCGCCCGCACCCCCGTTCCCGCCAAGGTGCTGCGCACCGAATACCAGAAGTCGGTGGCGTCGTACTGGAACAAGGAGAAGGACCCGGTCAACCTGCGGCTGGGTGACGTGGACGGGCTGTACCACCACCACTACGGGGTGGGCGAGGTCGACTGGTCGGTACTGGAGGGGCCCGAGAGCACCCGCGACGAGCGGATCATCGCCGAAATGCACCGCCTGGAGACCGCGCAGGCGGACGTCCTGCTCGATCACCTCGGCGACGTCAAACCGGAGGACCGGCTCCTCGACGCCGGCTGCGGGCGCGGCGGCTCGAGCATCATGGCCAACGCACGGTTCGGCTGTCACGTCGACGGGATCTCGATCTCGGAGAAGCAGGTCGAGTTCGCCAACCACCAAGCGGAGATCAGGGGCGTCGCCGACCGGGTGCGCTACCACTTCCGCAACATGCTCGACACCGGCTTCGAAACCGGCTCGCGCAAGGGCATCTGGAACAACGAAAGCACCATGTACGTGGACCTCCACGAGCTCTTCGCCGAGCACGCGCGGCAGCTGGAGTTCGGCGGCCGCTACGTCACCATCACCGGGTGCTACAACGACGTGACCGGTGGCCGGTCCAAGGCCGTCGCGCAGATCGACCAGCACTACACCTGCAACATCCATCCGCGCAGCCAGTACTTCAAGGCGATGACGGCGAACGACCTGGTGCCGATCTCGGTGGTGGACCTCACGGCGGACACGATCCCGTACTGGGAACTGCGGGCGAAGTCGTCGGTGGCGACCGGGATCGAGGGGCCGTTCCTCGACGCCTACCGGGAAGGCAGCTTCCACTACCTGCTCATCGCCGCGGACCGCGTCTGA
- a CDS encoding family 2B encapsulin nanocompartment shell protein — MTATTPEADRRLSLGPAAARNLATTTKTRPQMQSITPRWLLKMLPWVEATGGSFRVNRRLTYAVGDGRVSFTNVGTEIRVVPQELAELALLRGFDDEDTLTALADRFVQHEYRPGETIVSHGSPLDEVVLVAHGKVAKVAPGEYGTEAAIGSMADGDHFGDEMLAGIDRNWPFTVKAVTPVTVLTLRADDFADLNGRSEAMRRHVQDMLAHKGKPQNAKGESEIGMSSGHDGEPLLPGTFVDYEISPREYDLAVAQTALRVHTRVTDLYNGPMNQFDEQLRLTVAALRERQEHDLINNREFGLLHNADLKSRFQTRSGPPTPDDMDELVSRRRKTKFFLAHPRAIAAFGRECTRRSLYPEGTTVDGKVVAAWRGVPILPCDKIPVTEAGTSSILAMRTGLEDNGVIGLHQTGLPDEYEPGLNVRFDGISEKAVATYLVSTYYSAAVLVPDALGVLENVEVAR; from the coding sequence ATGACCGCCACGACGCCGGAGGCCGACCGGCGGCTCAGTCTCGGTCCCGCCGCCGCGCGCAACCTGGCGACGACCACCAAGACGCGGCCGCAGATGCAGAGCATCACGCCGCGCTGGCTGCTGAAGATGCTGCCCTGGGTCGAGGCGACCGGTGGCTCCTTCCGGGTCAACCGGCGCCTGACCTATGCTGTCGGCGACGGCCGGGTGAGCTTCACCAACGTCGGCACCGAGATCAGGGTCGTCCCGCAGGAACTCGCGGAACTGGCACTGCTGCGCGGTTTCGACGACGAGGACACGCTCACCGCGCTCGCCGACCGGTTCGTGCAGCACGAGTACCGGCCCGGCGAGACGATCGTCAGCCACGGTTCCCCGCTCGACGAGGTCGTGCTGGTCGCGCACGGCAAGGTCGCCAAGGTGGCGCCGGGCGAGTACGGCACCGAAGCCGCCATCGGCAGCATGGCCGACGGCGACCACTTCGGTGACGAAATGCTCGCCGGCATCGATCGCAACTGGCCGTTCACCGTCAAGGCCGTCACCCCGGTGACGGTGCTGACCCTGCGCGCCGACGACTTCGCCGACCTCAACGGCCGGTCGGAGGCGATGCGCCGTCACGTGCAGGACATGCTGGCGCACAAGGGAAAGCCGCAGAACGCCAAGGGTGAGTCCGAGATCGGGATGTCGTCGGGGCATGACGGGGAGCCGCTGCTGCCGGGCACCTTCGTCGACTACGAGATCTCGCCGCGCGAGTACGACCTCGCCGTCGCCCAGACGGCGCTGCGCGTGCACACACGCGTGACCGATCTCTACAACGGGCCGATGAATCAGTTCGACGAGCAGCTCCGGCTGACCGTGGCGGCACTGCGGGAGCGGCAGGAACACGACCTGATCAACAACCGCGAATTCGGGCTGCTGCACAACGCAGACCTCAAATCGCGGTTCCAGACCCGGTCCGGCCCGCCGACGCCCGACGACATGGACGAACTCGTCAGCCGCCGCCGCAAGACGAAGTTCTTCCTCGCCCATCCGCGCGCGATCGCCGCGTTCGGCAGGGAATGCACGCGCCGCAGCCTCTACCCGGAAGGCACCACGGTCGACGGCAAGGTGGTCGCCGCGTGGCGCGGGGTGCCGATCCTGCCCTGCGACAAGATCCCGGTCACCGAGGCCGGCACGTCCTCGATCCTCGCCATGCGGACCGGGTTGGAGGACAACGGCGTGATCGGCCTGCACCAGACCGGTCTGCCCGACGAATACGAGCCGGGCCTGAACGTGCGTTTCGACGGCATCAGCGAGAAGGCGGTCGCGACCTACCTGGTCAGCACCTACTACTCGGCCGCCGTTCTCGTGCCCGACGCGCTCGGCGTTCTGGAGAACGTCGAGGTCGCGCGGTGA
- a CDS encoding family 2B encapsulin nanocompartment shell protein codes for MTVTESDTSAEGVQGPGNPQLSLGRAAARNLATTTKSVPQMQGISSRWLLKMLEWVQVNGGAYRVNRRLNYAVGDGRVTFSKAGTEVSVIPAELGELKPLKGYDDEEVLDELARRFEQQEVSAGDVLVEFGHRADRVYLIAHGKITKTGPGHYGDETALGVVKDGDYFGAQALVADDGIWEFTAKAATACTVLTLTRQAFERVLEQSESLQAQIEQASQDSGRANDFGEAEIDISSGHDGEPLLPGTFVDYETSPREYELSVAQTVLRVHSRVSDLYNQPMDQTEQQLRLTIEALRERQEHEMINNADFGLLNNADFTQRIPTRSGPPTPDDFDDLLALVWKDPGFFLAHPRTIAAFSRECSKRGIYPTGADLGGHKVPSWRGVPILPCNKIPVSQTSTSSVLLMRTGEKNQGVIGLRQIGLPDEYEPGLNVRFMGISEQAIISYLVSTYYSAAVLVPDALAVLEAAELGREG; via the coding sequence GTGACCGTGACCGAATCGGACACTTCCGCCGAAGGTGTCCAGGGGCCGGGAAATCCGCAGCTGAGTTTGGGCCGGGCCGCCGCGCGAAACCTGGCGACAACGACCAAATCCGTTCCGCAGATGCAGGGAATTTCGTCCCGGTGGCTGCTGAAGATGCTCGAATGGGTTCAGGTCAACGGTGGCGCCTACCGGGTCAACCGGCGGCTCAATTACGCGGTCGGCGACGGCCGGGTGACGTTCTCGAAGGCCGGCACCGAAGTGAGCGTGATCCCGGCGGAGCTGGGGGAACTGAAGCCGCTCAAGGGGTACGACGACGAAGAGGTGCTCGACGAACTCGCCCGCCGCTTCGAGCAGCAGGAGGTATCGGCGGGCGACGTGCTCGTCGAGTTCGGGCACCGGGCCGACCGGGTCTACCTCATCGCCCACGGCAAGATCACCAAGACCGGCCCCGGTCACTACGGTGACGAGACCGCGCTCGGTGTGGTCAAGGACGGTGACTACTTCGGTGCGCAGGCCCTCGTCGCCGACGACGGGATCTGGGAGTTCACCGCGAAGGCGGCCACGGCCTGCACCGTGCTGACCCTGACCCGCCAGGCCTTCGAGCGCGTGCTGGAGCAGTCCGAATCGCTGCAGGCGCAGATCGAGCAGGCGTCGCAGGATTCCGGTCGTGCCAACGACTTCGGTGAAGCCGAGATCGACATCTCCTCCGGCCACGACGGCGAGCCGCTGCTGCCGGGCACCTTCGTCGACTACGAGACCTCGCCGCGGGAATACGAACTGAGCGTCGCCCAGACCGTGCTGCGGGTTCACAGCCGCGTCTCCGACCTCTACAACCAGCCGATGGACCAGACCGAGCAGCAGCTCCGCCTGACCATCGAGGCGCTGCGCGAGCGCCAAGAGCACGAAATGATCAACAACGCGGACTTCGGCCTGCTCAACAACGCCGACTTCACCCAGCGCATCCCGACACGCTCCGGTCCGCCCACTCCGGACGACTTCGACGACCTGCTCGCCCTGGTGTGGAAGGACCCCGGCTTCTTCCTCGCGCATCCGCGCACGATCGCCGCGTTCAGCCGCGAGTGCAGCAAACGCGGTATCTACCCGACCGGCGCCGACCTCGGCGGGCACAAGGTGCCGTCCTGGCGCGGGGTCCCGATCCTGCCGTGCAACAAGATCCCGGTGAGCCAGACCAGCACCAGTTCCGTGCTGCTGATGCGCACCGGCGAGAAGAACCAGGGCGTGATCGGCCTGCGTCAGATCGGCCTGCCCGACGAGTACGAGCCCGGCCTGAACGTCCGCTTCATGGGGATCTCCGAGCAAGCCATCATCTCCTACCTCGTCAGCACGTACTACTCCGCCGCCGTGCTCGTGCCGGACGCGCTCGCCGTGCTCGAAGCCGCCGAACTCGGCCGCGAAGGATGA
- the cmtR gene encoding Cd(II)/Pb(II)-sensing metalloregulatory transcriptional regulator CmtR has product MLTCETQGAALARLGRALADPNRCRILVALLEGVSYPGQLAGQLGLSRSNVSNHLACLRGCGLVVATYEGRQVRYALADAHLARALRELVQVVLAVDTAEPCVDDAGIEVLR; this is encoded by the coding sequence GTGCTGACGTGTGAAACCCAGGGCGCCGCGCTCGCCCGGCTCGGTCGCGCCCTCGCCGACCCGAACCGGTGCAGGATCCTGGTCGCTCTGCTCGAAGGCGTGAGCTATCCCGGCCAGCTGGCCGGGCAACTCGGCCTGAGCCGCTCCAATGTGTCCAACCACCTCGCGTGCCTGCGAGGGTGCGGGCTGGTCGTGGCGACTTACGAGGGCAGGCAGGTCCGCTATGCGCTGGCGGACGCCCACCTCGCCCGCGCGCTGCGGGAACTGGTGCAGGTCGTGCTCGCCGTCGACACGGCGGAGCCCTGTGTGGACGACGCCGGTATAGAGGTGCTCCGGTGA
- a CDS encoding cation transporter, whose product MSVESGSCADGCCATTSTVDEDRRVVLSRRVRLLVAATITYNVIEAVIAISAGTIASSTALIGFGLDSVIEVASATAVAWQFSGKDPEARERTALKVIAVSFFALAAYVTVESVRTLFGADPAEHSTVGIVLAAVSLLVMPFLSHAQRRAGRELGSASAVADSKQTLLCTYLSGVLLVGLLLNSLFGWYWADPLVALVIAAVAIKEGREAWRGEHCC is encoded by the coding sequence GTGAGCGTGGAGAGCGGATCCTGCGCGGACGGCTGCTGCGCCACGACATCCACAGTGGACGAGGATCGCCGCGTCGTGTTGTCGCGCCGGGTCCGGCTCCTGGTCGCCGCGACGATCACCTACAACGTCATCGAAGCGGTCATCGCCATCTCCGCGGGCACCATCGCCTCCTCGACCGCGCTGATCGGCTTCGGCCTGGACTCGGTCATCGAGGTCGCTTCCGCCACCGCCGTCGCGTGGCAGTTCTCCGGCAAGGACCCCGAAGCCCGCGAACGCACCGCGCTCAAGGTCATCGCGGTGTCCTTCTTCGCGCTGGCCGCCTATGTGACCGTCGAATCCGTACGCACCCTGTTCGGCGCCGACCCCGCCGAGCACTCCACCGTCGGGATCGTGCTCGCGGCGGTCTCGCTGCTCGTGATGCCCTTCCTGTCCCACGCCCAGCGCCGCGCCGGGCGAGAACTCGGCTCCGCGAGCGCTGTCGCCGATTCGAAGCAGACCTTGCTCTGCACCTATCTTTCCGGTGTGCTGCTCGTCGGGTTGCTGCTCAACAGCCTCTTCGGCTGGTACTGGGCCGATCCGCTGGTCGCCCTCGTCATCGCCGCCGTCGCGATCAAGGAAGGCCGCGAAGCCTGGCGCGGTGAGCACTGCTGCTGA
- a CDS encoding class I SAM-dependent methyltransferase has protein sequence MTPPARWNRYWDGKSRNYDREMQFLDRKLFGDSRAWACGQATGDVLEVAVGTGLNLRLYPGDVTLTGIDLSDGMLAIARDRAERLGHPVTLRRADAHDLPFDAGSFDTVVCTLGLCAIPDDGKALREMARVLRPGGLLILLDHIASSSRAVRGLQWLTEKITVPMAGEHFLRRPFDKIGDLGLTVEHRDRFKLGLVERLVARK, from the coding sequence ATGACCCCGCCCGCGCGCTGGAACCGTTACTGGGACGGCAAATCCCGGAACTACGACCGGGAGATGCAGTTTCTCGACCGGAAGCTCTTCGGCGATTCGCGAGCGTGGGCCTGCGGCCAGGCGACCGGCGACGTCCTCGAGGTCGCCGTCGGGACCGGCCTGAATCTGCGGCTCTATCCCGGCGACGTCACGCTCACCGGCATCGACCTCAGCGACGGCATGCTCGCCATCGCCCGTGACCGCGCCGAACGCCTCGGCCACCCGGTGACGCTGAGGCGTGCCGACGCGCACGACCTGCCGTTCGACGCCGGTTCGTTCGACACCGTGGTCTGCACCCTGGGACTTTGCGCCATCCCGGACGACGGCAAGGCGTTGCGGGAAATGGCCAGGGTCCTGCGGCCCGGCGGCCTGCTCATCCTGCTCGATCACATCGCGAGTTCGTCGCGTGCCGTCCGCGGCCTGCAATGGCTCACCGAAAAGATCACCGTGCCGATGGCGGGCGAGCACTTCCTGCGGCGCCCGTTCGACAAGATCGGCGACCTCGGCCTGACGGTGGAGCACCGGGACCGGTTCAAGCTCGGGTTGGTGGAACGGCTCGTCGCCCGCAAGTGA
- a CDS encoding LppU/SCO3897 family protein, with translation MTYPQQPPVWQQYPAPPPKKSPKTGLVFGVAAAALVVAVGGIAVTVALATGDNAISGTPLSGSAPEVDPDPFSAQAGDCISADEDAGTNGKFSASAVRVHCTDDSANYTVIAQLASSTGSDCKEVPGYEYGNPVVYDFKSGSSRELCVMPRN, from the coding sequence GTGACCTACCCCCAGCAGCCGCCCGTCTGGCAGCAGTACCCCGCTCCGCCGCCGAAGAAGTCCCCGAAAACGGGGCTGGTCTTCGGAGTCGCGGCAGCCGCTCTCGTCGTCGCCGTCGGAGGGATCGCGGTGACCGTGGCGCTCGCGACCGGTGACAACGCCATCAGTGGCACTCCCCTCAGCGGCAGCGCCCCCGAGGTCGATCCCGACCCGTTCTCCGCACAGGCCGGAGACTGCATCTCGGCCGACGAAGACGCCGGGACGAACGGCAAGTTCAGCGCCAGCGCGGTCCGGGTCCACTGCACGGACGATTCGGCCAACTACACGGTGATCGCGCAGCTGGCGTCCAGTACCGGCTCGGACTGCAAGGAAGTGCCCGGCTACGAGTACGGCAACCCGGTCGTCTACGACTTCAAGTCGGGATCGTCCAGGGAACTCTGCGTCATGCCGAGGAACTGA
- a CDS encoding oxygenase MpaB family protein → MKPVEPMLDHGFFGPGSVTWKVWGHVTAAVTGLQRSVVVEELDPALIAAVDKTGANYARPRTRYDRTVRYFAMVAFADSQKVSQAADVLVKVHAKAIGVEPVSGNHYDANDPHSQLWILLTGWHSVLKAYELYGGGRLTPAEENRYWEECAIAAEFQTCDPADVPRTRDGVREYFERMRPRLAVSEAARKMMDHLLTAKVVLPPAPRVLAPALWVVNWFLRAGTIATMPRWMRKLSGFTQPQVVDLLVRPVLRLGYGVVDRNPRLKLAVARLLAPSAVPVVAPYVLGVPPLSEEVLTPAEARRRYGYDRPADAHRDIRAKQHQRVFGAGQAPSEDGLIESQAVLGSLS, encoded by the coding sequence ATGAAACCAGTGGAACCGATGCTGGACCACGGGTTCTTCGGACCTGGATCGGTCACCTGGAAGGTGTGGGGGCATGTGACGGCCGCCGTCACCGGGCTGCAGCGGTCCGTCGTGGTGGAGGAGCTCGACCCGGCGCTGATCGCCGCCGTCGACAAGACCGGTGCGAACTACGCGCGGCCTCGCACCCGCTACGACCGCACGGTCCGCTATTTCGCCATGGTCGCGTTCGCCGACAGCCAGAAGGTTTCCCAGGCCGCGGACGTGCTGGTGAAGGTGCATGCCAAGGCGATCGGCGTCGAGCCCGTCAGCGGCAACCACTACGACGCCAACGATCCGCACTCGCAGTTGTGGATCCTGCTCACCGGCTGGCATTCGGTGCTCAAGGCCTACGAGCTGTACGGCGGGGGCCGGCTCACGCCAGCCGAGGAGAACCGGTATTGGGAGGAGTGCGCGATCGCCGCCGAATTCCAGACCTGCGACCCCGCGGACGTTCCCCGCACCCGCGATGGCGTGCGGGAGTACTTCGAGCGGATGCGTCCCCGGCTCGCGGTCAGTGAAGCGGCCCGGAAGATGATGGACCACCTGTTGACGGCGAAGGTGGTCTTGCCGCCGGCGCCGCGGGTGCTGGCTCCGGCCCTCTGGGTCGTGAACTGGTTCCTGCGCGCCGGGACGATCGCGACCATGCCGCGCTGGATGCGGAAGCTGAGCGGGTTCACCCAACCGCAGGTCGTCGATCTGCTGGTCCGGCCGGTCCTGCGGCTCGGCTACGGCGTCGTCGATCGCAACCCGCGGCTGAAACTGGCGGTCGCCCGGCTGCTGGCGCCCTCCGCGGTGCCGGTCGTCGCTCCGTACGTTCTCGGCGTCCCGCCGCTGTCCGAAGAGGTCTTGACCCCGGCCGAAGCACGACGGCGTTACGGCTACGACAGGCCGGCCGACGCCCACCGTGACATCCGGGCGAAGCAGCACCAGCGGGTGTTCGGCGCCGGGCAAGCACCCAGCGAAGACGGTCTCATCGAGTCCCAAGCCGTTCTGGGCTCGCTGTCTTGA
- a CDS encoding TetR/AcrR family transcriptional regulator, which produces MTSTTPRKRRAYAARVPAEQRRTQVLDAALHLVVTRGHNATTMDAVAEQAGVTKPVVYGQFRSRNELLAALLRREQEAALRQLLEVLPGDPGRFLTEDAPEFIARTLADFLNAVQETPDRWYCIVMPMADMPAEFHAAREAARAIALDRAESLTRWLLEAVGAPAELDPEIVAHTVTALFEMAARLVLTDPGRYRPERFVGAIRAAVGLVQPR; this is translated from the coding sequence TTGACCAGCACGACACCGCGGAAACGCCGTGCCTACGCCGCACGCGTGCCAGCCGAGCAGCGCCGAACGCAGGTGCTTGACGCGGCCCTGCACCTGGTGGTCACCCGAGGTCACAACGCCACGACCATGGACGCGGTCGCCGAACAGGCCGGCGTCACGAAACCGGTGGTTTACGGCCAGTTCCGCAGCCGGAACGAGCTGCTGGCCGCACTGTTGCGGCGCGAGCAGGAAGCCGCGCTCCGGCAGTTGCTCGAAGTACTGCCGGGTGACCCGGGCCGGTTCCTCACCGAGGACGCCCCCGAGTTCATCGCGCGGACGCTCGCCGACTTCCTCAACGCCGTCCAGGAAACGCCGGACCGGTGGTACTGCATCGTCATGCCGATGGCGGACATGCCCGCCGAGTTCCACGCCGCCCGCGAGGCCGCGCGCGCCATCGCCCTCGACCGGGCGGAATCGCTGACGCGATGGCTCCTGGAAGCCGTCGGTGCCCCGGCGGAACTCGATCCGGAAATCGTCGCGCACACCGTCACCGCGCTGTTCGAGATGGCCGCGCGGCTCGTGCTCACCGACCCCGGACGGTACCGGCCGGAGCGGTTCGTCGGCGCGATCCGGGCTGCGGTCGGTCTCGTCCAGCCGCGGTGA